The Augochlora pura isolate Apur16 chromosome 4, APUR_v2.2.1, whole genome shotgun sequence genome segment ACAATTCGCGAGATctaaatattcaatgaaatatcGCTTGTACATCGAATTCGAAATTGTGACGAGTGtctcgaaatttttctaaactttTTCGAAGCCTAGAACCATGAAAAATTACGCGGTGAACGTCTATTATGCGTTAGCGAGGCCGAAGAGAGATCTCGCAGCCCTTGCGGTGGGATAATTACTTCGGAAAGTGGAACTTATTGTTAGCCGCGGTTGCATTCAACGAGCGCGAAACGAAACTTTGCTTTAGTTGCgaggaatattttcaaagtgcAAATTGCAGTCTTGATGCATTTAGCCTTCGTTCGCTGCTCGGATAGAAAGCTCGCTTATTTTCTGTTTTGGCTAGATTGTGAAATCTTGCGGTATTTCTGCGATTTTCTTCGCGACTTTGCAAAGAGGAGTTTCAACGCAAGATAAACGAAAGCTGGTTAAATCACTCTTCCTCAGGTAAAATAGTCAACTTTTCGGGATGGCTGCTGCCTGTACAATATCAAGAGGCGATAGCGGCGTCCCATCAGCACACGAGGACGTTCGCGTCAATGTTCGACGTGGGCCACATGATGCAGACCAGAGTCTCGGGGACCAGTGCCACTGATTTCCTCGAATCTTTGACCACCAGCGATCTGAAGAAGCTGAAGAAGGGTAACGCGGTGCTGACAGTGTTCACTAACGAGTACGGAGGCATTTTGGACGACCTGATCATCACcaaggacgacgacgacaagtACTTTGTGGTGTCCAATGCTGGCAGGAGGGACGAGGACTCGTATCTACTCTGCCAGAAGCAGGTACGacatagtttaataaaaccattatttaactctttgatgCATTATTTAATCCAGTAATAAAAGTGTCCTTAAAACATCGaccttataaaataaacttaaaccttataaaataattgcaggAAGACTTCGAATCGCAAGGGAAATCGGTAAACCTAGAGTTCCTAGACCCTTTGGAGCAAGGTCTGTTGGCCCTGCAAGGTCCAACAGCGGCGACCGTTCTCCAACGATACGTGAACATCGATTTGAAAGAGCTAAAATTCATGAACAGCGTGGAAACCGAGTTATTTGGTAGCCAAGTCAGAATATCTCGTTGCGGATACACAGGGGAAGACGGATTCGAGATATCCATGCCAGCTAAGGTCTCGAACATCGTGGTTCAGAGAATCTTGGAAACGTCTGACACGAAGCTAGCTGGTCTGGGTGCTAGGGATACCTTGAGGTAACACGTGTGTCCTGGATAGATTACGGTGAAACGATCGCGTTAtgaattatgcaatttttccaGGCTGGAAGCTGGTCTCTGCTTGTACAGTCACGATATCGACGAGGAAACTACCCCTGTCGAAGCTGGGCTAACTTGGCTAGTAGGTCGGTAGGAAGTACAATGGGTCGCGGATGACTCATTCCAAAGTTCAATTCTTAGCTCGATTTGCATTAATGAGGGGATACAAATGTTGGGGGTTAGCGATGTTggattttaagaaaattaataattctgataTTATTTCAGCTAAAAGGAGAAGGACAGAGATGAACTTCCCCGGTGCCCAGAAAATCATATCGCAGATCAAATCGGGGACCAACAAGAAAAGAATTGGTCTCATATTAGGGCAAGGGCCGCCGGCCAGGGAAAACGCGGCCATTTTGACACCGGAAGGAGAACGCGTCGGTAGAGTGACTTCCGGTAGCCCGAGTCCAACCCTTGGACGACACATAGCGATGGGATATGTGCCCCCGGATTTAGCTCATTCTGGGGGAGGAGTGTTAGTAGAAGTTAGGGGGAAAACTTACAAAGCTACCGTGACAAAGATGCCTTTTGTCAAGACAAACTATTACAACACGGCTAAATAGTACATTTACATCTGTGTATCGCgtggaaaattgttgagaaCGGAGTACAAAATTCATCACTTACTTTTACAATACCTGTAAGAAAACTGCgcaattgtatttatattacttccAAGATATGCTTCATGGCaatgtataaatttgtatatacataacGTAACGTAGTATTTGCGTATAATAATTggtaaaactttttaataccactagcaaaatttataatattaaacttgATCTTCTAAACCTagagttaaaattattcttctagcattaaaaatatttttttaatttataaaaatttatttcctacTATATTGTgctcattattaatatttactgtccgttaatagaaaaagagcgtgaattatatattgcacGTGAActattaatatgataataatatatgtataatatttgtatgaCAGCGGGAGCATTTAAATTCCGCGCCATATTTTGAAAGACTAAGGACAGCTACGTCATGACATGGTAAAAACCAAATTGTCGAAGTAACACATACATTTCGTGGTTGATTCAAGGAAGCcaaaactttaataaaagaaagatttaaacattaaactgTAACAAGACTTACCAGCAGCAGTAAATCAGATTTCACGGCTCCTGGTTGAAAATacgatgtaattaatattatgcgTGATATTTGATGTCCTCGGAAAACGCTGGCacataaaacacattttacaaTACAATTAGTTACAACTAACTAAATTTTCATCTACAAACTGAATTGcacacaattaattattagctaCGACTACTATTTAAGTATAAACACTTCCAATTATcacgattatttaaacaaaaatgaagagCACAACTTGAATATTCGAAAACTCGTAAAGGCACTGCGCCCCTTGCGGCAAATTATGGAACTACGCAAGGACctccgtacagcgccaattagcgTAGTgacaaaacgctcaaactgttggCCAAAATTACCGACAGACAGATGCTTGCAGTCAACACCAGATGTCACTAAAGGCAAAATTCTAGAATTTAATAGCTGCGCCGCTGGTAGTGGATCATGGAACTGCAAACAAGATGAAATCATAGATGGAGTATATGCGGCATAAGCCAGTAGAACCTGAACTGAGCTGAAGTAGTGTAGGCGTGAATCtgatgtaatataattgtatattgtacaaaaattatttaacattgaatAACAATGGGTAATTCTAGTCAAAAACAAGCTGAAGTACAAGCCACGGGAGCACAAAAATCCGATAAACCATTGAAACCTTGTTGTGCTTGTccagaaacaaagaaaatcagAGATGAATGGTATGAACATGATTGAaaacttcaattttaatacttttatatattaaaactatgAAGTGCGGTCGTAGCAATAAGAACATAGTTTACAATAACTCTACTAACATATTCAGTATTATATGTTTCGACACAATTGATTGTTTACGTATTTGTCATTCTATAACctttaattgtttttctaactaattgtatatttaatgatattaaacaTTGATTTTTTCAGCATTATTACGAAAGGCGAAGAGAATTGTCAGCATTTAATAGAGGCACATAAAGCATGCATGAGGACCCTGGgatttaatatataagtatatgtaaatagtaaaattgtaataaaagctAAAATATGTAAACTACTTTCTGTGATTAATTTAGTACTTATGAGAATGAAAagtactttaaatattttctcatttaaTAAAACCAGTATTTTACTTGTATAAAACCTATGGTTTaccttataattttttttaaactgatacaaatgagaaattttaatgtgaGAAGCTAATATGACTGTTGTAAATGAGGTATAAAATAATCAGTCATGCATTGGGAATTCTAACAAagcatatattttaatttgacatGTGGTTAATAcgaagtttctttttttacactTGCGCAACAATTCCACAGCTTGATTTGCCTGAACACTCCAAAATGATAAACATATTCTTAATCCGCATACATCAAAATCCAATACAggcattaattattttatatctttgcTGTCAGTCGTAATTATTGCATCTGGTCCTACTGAGCAGaaagacaaatttttcttcagaTTAATGCATAAGTTATTAAAGCTATGAaatcataatataacattttcataatgAAGAACTTCAAACTTTTCGATGGTCTCAAATATctttaactataataaatagatcttatataatatacaatatatatcaGTACAATTTatcagatataataaatataataatgataataataataatcatttactCAATTACAACTCTTTCAAATTCATAAGTAACAAGTAAATGGACTGTAGTTACTTCCTTTCTTCGGTCACAGCATTGCATTAAACTTACAAGCTAATATACGGGTAGccttaaattaattgaataattaaatagaatatgtataattagTATGAAAGTAGTTGTACTTTATGTATGAGTGAGTGAAATGTAATAGTAACGAAGACTGTGCAAATATgtgtttatgtatatatagataaacatatattcaatatatagaaatacattGTCCATTCTTGTAGACACCccagaaatatgtaaaagcAACGgttaacgaaaatatatatcagagaataattttttttttgcttgtaataatatataaaagtctCATCGTAGTGCGCGTCTTATTTTTGTTACTGGTATTCCCGTTTTATTGACTAAAAATTGACAACATTTTGACaacaaagtttattaaaaatgtagagTACAGGTGAGAGAAGATAAGCGCGGACAATGTTGCTTTCTGCAATGTATCGACATTATGGAGTgccttcaaaaatatttataatcggTGATTGATTAGCGTAAAATCGATAACAGCATCACAGCTACGAAAGAGTCTTGATTCCCAAGCTCTGCCATGGCTTTTTTCGCTGGTGCAACCGACTGGCATAGGACGATTGGTCGACTAAAACTTAGCACAGCCCGTTCGGTGCGACGAAAATTGAGCAGAACATTGTGGACAAGAAATGGCGATCGAATTAACTTTATCCGTTAGATACTCCGTCACTgaaactttcttttctttttctcaagCACACATCgtaatatagtatttccaGAGCTGAGCATGGacttgaaaagaaaaagaagatcAATACGCGCGACATTTAGACACACTTGTTTCTTTAGAAATTACAACTTTTGCGGCTTCGTTTTGTTTTTCCTCTGGTTcacaattgaattattcagcTCCAAAACTCTGAACCGCGACGCAGGCTTAGATTATACACAATTCGTGGAGCCAGTCGATTTCTGACGGCTAAGAGATGCaagaatatattgtttaaataatatttttgcaactaCTACGGTGGAGCAAATTCTCTTAATGATAAAACCTAGAACATTGCGGTCACGTAACTTTAAGGATACTGGACAAAATTGGTTTGAGGCAGTCTATCATCTTTCCACAAAATTGAACTCCTTTTTGGGTCAGCAAATCTCACCTATCTTGGGGCACGCGGATCAAACATAATACTTTGCTTTGCTGAAAAACGTCAAAACATTCTGCTTTTATTATACGATCGGTTTCACGAGTGGTTAATATGTAGAAAGAACGTGGTAAATTTTCCTCACTTGGTACTCTAATTCGGTTTCCATGATACCGGTCACTGCAACGACCTGATACTGCCTCGCTTTCATCGCGGCAATCGATTTTCGAACCAATCGCATTGCACCTAGTGCGCTACTTGTACTATTAAATTGTGCCATTTGTGCTGGACTATGGCTTGGATCGAGTACTAACATGGTTATTGAACCATCTCTTAATTGTTCTACTCCTATTATTGTTCTACTATGCCCTGGAAATAGAGAGTCAATTTTAGAATGAATGCAATAGaattattctactatattaatgaatatttacctGAATGTTGTAGGTAAAGAGGTGGTTTGAAATCATCACACCGCTGGAAATATTGTAAGACCCAATGAAACATTTCTGGATGCCCACCATCAGCATTGGTTGGTCTATAAAAATCTACCATCTGACACCTGTTCATTGTAGCCCATTATTAGGTAATAAATATACCCTAAGAACGAACAGTAGAAATTCGAATACATACTTTATTCTCAAGCTAGATAACAATATAACTACTTCCGTGGGACCAATCCATTTCCTAGTGTTAACCAATTTGCCGCCTAGTTGTTCCGCTCCTTGAGTATCAAAACCTTGAGCCCAAGCAAATTCAATCATTCTTTGAAGTCTGGAGATAGACGGTATAGAACTTCGGAGCGGATTTTTAGTGGAACTACCGCTACCCGGTCCAGAACTCCATGCTTTATAAACTAACTCATTATACCCTGTATGTTGTAAAAGCGACGAAATTAACATTTGTAAATTTCTATATCCGCATCCCCAGCCCTTGTCTCCGTAAGTAGTGGCGTAATGATCTACAGTGGAACACATCCAGGTGCTCAACACGTTGCTACATGCTTGACTCACGGCTCGTATCTTTGAGACGAGTCCTATGGAATATTGGAacaatattagtataataaagtgAGTATAgacatttataaaacattttgatacgaggaaataataattttgagtgaaattaatattaccacGTGTGCAGGAGCTGCCGTCGTCAATGCCACTACTTTCGGCTACTCTAAGTTCACTCTGTCTCTCATAATAATCAGCAATCGTCATTTCACCCGAATACACAGCCCGCTGCATATTAGTAACACTCTGTTCCCTAAAATTGCCCTGATTGTCCATTCCATACTGTGCTCTCAGCATTTCAAATTCTCGTTGTTCTCGCAATTTTCTAACTTCCTTCTCACGCCTTTCCATGTCCTTTGCCAACAGTCTGTCAGTGGACAAGTCTGGAGTTATTGGAGATGGAGTACCTTTTTTGCTAAAATGCTCTTCAATGTGCACAGTCAGCTCATCATTGCTTTTAAATGATGTACTAAAACAAACGGGACAGGCTGGAGTATCACTGCCAACAGTTGCCAAGTCTGACTGTGAAGCTGCACCATTTGCTGGGCTGTATAAAGAAGGTATACTTTAGAATACAATTCTGTGTTGGTGGCTAGTACAGATGTTTAGATTTAGGTATACCTCAAAATATCTTTGTGCTCTATGTTCACATGTAGCTCAAGATCAGAAGAGTTGGGGAACGAAGTGATACACAGAGGGCAGTTGAAAACACCATCTCGAGATGGTGGAGATTCAGGTGGAAAGGACGGTGATGTGAGATCAAAATGTTGCCGATTGATATGCTCTTCTAGCCTTAATGGACTGTCAGAACTGTATGGGCACATAGGACACTCTTGAACTGGAAGTTTTGGTGTAGCATGGGAACGCAGCTGCAAATTTAGGCCTGAACGTAGTGGAGAACCATGACCAGCTGCACCTTCTACCACTGGAATAAAATCTGTGGTCATTTTACATCCCTTTGGTATAAagatatataacattattatttaactttttggTACCATTATTCACATTCCCGgtgttgttattgttattattattattcacattAGAACTAGAATGATGTGGTTCTGACTTTGATGGTTCTGGTTGTGGTTTAACACGTAGACTGGATGAACTGCCCCAGCCATTTTGTAAAAGAGGTGGACGTAGAGACATGGATGGTGACGGGCCACGACACTCATCGTGCCTGTGATCATCCACTAATGAATCATCATCGATGAATGCCATCATGTCATTTTCTGGGGTGCTGCaacaataagtaaatattattaaccatatacatttaaaacatttgaTACGTGTATACAGATGATTGTGGAAAACATCACTCTTCATCAAGGTcacttaaatttaaagaatcatCTTCTACTTGTTCTTCTGGAGTGATTAACATTTGTCTAGTTTCTGTTTATCTACAATTATGTACTTTCAATCAGATTATGATAGTTACACACATGAAAAGTTTTATTCTTCTcattgattatttaataattggaGTTAATTTCTCCTTAACATGATAGTAGTAGTAAATGCTTAGTGAAATAAACTTTAAATTGATTggagttttaaaataaaaacattgagAGATtgaacataaattaaaatgaaaatgtactATCTCATACTGCAATTACGATTAATTTCTATACACTTAAATGCAACacatttattccaataaaaatattctcatctACTAAGGATTTTCAGTCAGAAATAACAACATCCCCATAAGGTACAAATATAGCGACATCTAAGACATCTTTGCCGCCATTTTCCAGGTGGTCATTACGATTTAAATTGCTGATTACGACGCCGACATAACATCAGAATATAACTCGCTCAAACAGCTATCAGATTCGGCTATACCTCGGTGTTAAGTAGTCCAAATGAGCACTGTTAACATGCACCAACATTTCCGTGGACGATATTTCGCCGAGGTCGCAAAACGGGCAATTTGCGGCCCCTTGAAGATGATAAAACACCATGTGTGACCTCATCTCCTCGTCGTTGAAGCCCTCGAGGCCGCAGATCTCGCACGTGTAATTCATTTCAGGTGGTTTGCTGGCCGCCATTTTCCTCGCGTGCAATCAACACTCGGCCTATCTATAATGAGAACGGAAATGCACATTATTAGATTTGCACATGCACCGGAACGCGATAATCCAATCAAGACGAGACCGTGCCTCACGGGGGATGAAAGCCACCCCAACACTGGTGAATCAATTAGAAATGAATGTTTCGAATCGACATGGCCAACGGCATCACAGTCCACAAGAGGAACGATGCCCGATCACTCGCGTGCAGTTTGCACCCTTCGGAGGAGCGCGACGGGGAGGCCAGCTGACCAAAACGAGGCGACTCGCACGGGTGCATTGGGAACGCACCGCCGTGTATTTTGTCCGAAGAATCGATAATTGAATTCAGGGTCGCGTGCAGGCGTCCACGATTGCCACCCGTTAGGGGTTCTCGCGTGCGATTCACGAGAACGTATCAACAGAGCAGCAAGAGGAACGCGACACGGATCGTTTCCGGATGCATCGTACCAAGAGCGACATCGGCAATGTCACGAGCGAACGCAACGCGCGACCCTCTCACCTTCTCAGACTGGCCGTGCTGCGATCGCGAGACAATCAATGCGTTCCCGACGACGCGGatctcattattatttttcctccGACGGGGAGCTTCGATCGGGAGGTACCGCGACGACGAtggcgacgtcgacgacgagcaCGGCACCACCGAAACCAGGGGCGGCAGCAGCGTTATGCAGCCGCGTGTGCACTCTTGTTCGCGTCCCCGTCGACGAGGAGGTCGCGTGCCTTCTCACTCCGTAGCCCTCGGGGAAACTAGGCCATGCAGCGGACTCGTAAGAGGAACCGAGTGCACACACGTCGAGTTGCTGGGTTGGGTTGACCCATTTAGAAAAGCCGTGCACTCTCTCGACGCTCGCGTTTTCTCTCTCGAGCCGTCTCTCACCGAGGCATGGACTCAGTCGGCATACCCTGCCACTCACCggattattatatcaaattctCTCCGGCTCTTCGCAAAGGCCACCTTCCGGGGCCAGAAGTACCCGTGTTTTCGGCGACACTATGTTCCCTAGCCAAAAGACACGGCAAGGCGTCCGTGCAGGCCCGGCTGCCTAACACGGCGCCTCGTTTGCCTCCATATGGACAGCGCCGATCCACCTCAACACTTTCGCGGAAAGAGTTTTCCGTTCCGCCACCCCACTGTGTCGACCCGCCACCACTCGTCTACACGGCTGTTAGGAGGGTTGCGCGAACACGGCGGACCATGCCGAAGGCGCTACCGTCGCCCCCACAATCTTTCGAACCGTCTGAGCTGGACAAAACCCAAATTCTTTCGTAAATCGTACAAAATCCAACAATCGTCGTACACTTCTTTTTACGCAACTTCTCGTTTTAAGCTACAATTCTATCTTGCAGCTTATCGATTTCTTAACACTTCATAGCCTTTTTAATACTGGAACTACCGGACggtttctgaatttttcttttactgcctacattttcaaaatgtttccaCGTAACATTTACTTTACTAACTTCTTTCGGCTCAGTAGTTTTAGTATTAATTGTATTCTTTATATGTAGACTGCCAATTTTATACACTAAtcaaaaaattactattcTGAACGCCGTTTTATGAAacttaacactaaatctatcATGCTAGTTAAAATTACCAATCTTATGTTCCGATCAATTAGCATGTAGTATTCGAAATATCGTGCATCATTTGCAACTCTCTGCACCCGACCTGGAACTTGGAACTTTTTGTCCGCCGGTTTTCCGTTTGACTTCACCTGCGACCCTTTGTCACGAACGATTGACGCCGGAAGGGTGACGGTGGCTTATAACGCGAATCTTTTACGGGACTCTTGACCCCAGACGGTTTCATGAAACTCTACCCTTTCTGTTGTCCGAAGAAAAAGTCCGGCGCGGACTTGATTAGATCTGTAGACGGGAATCTCGGCGTGCTAGGCGAAGCGAATTTTCAACGGAGAACAAATGCCGCATATATCAGCCTGGGATGACAATGCGCTCAATGGAGGCACCTTTAGAGCGCAGGCTCGTGATATTTGAATCTTATTTATGAGTGTCGGCGCGAGTTTCCGGGTTACCGAGGCCGCCTTTTCTGGCGTTTACGCGTTGCTAACAGGCCGACCATATAAACACCGTCCGCGAGGGGTAGCCAGGCACCGTGGCGACCGACTAAAACGCGATTGAAGCTATCGGGAATCTCGTACGGCGTTGGCCGAAGCCTGTGATTAAGGAAATTCGCTTTAATCGCCGTGGAACGCGCGAGGACCGTCATCATTTTCACCGGGTATCGCCGATCGTCTTTGTCACGCGCTGACCTTTCTAAGCGGAACGTTTTCTCTCGCCGCGCACATCGGTCTCGAACGTTGGCCAAACACTTAAACGAACAAAAACAAAAGCTAACAATCGGTTCTGGACCAGCGCGCGAAGCCGCGCGGCGTCTTCGTGGAAAATCCGTCTCTAACGTCTAATTTTTCAAGGCGCGTTTATCGCCGCCTCGTTGCGTCCCAATTTCGCTCATTGCGTTCCCATTGTCCTCGTACAAAAGCAGTTTTCCATAATGACAAGTCGGCGAGCACGAGCGGCATCGACTGCATTATCCAAATTGCAGAACGTGGAGAGCATCGATGCGGGCTAATCTGTTCTCGTTGCGGTGACCGTGTGTGAGTCACTCCTCATCGATTGGCCCGATATGCCCCGCTTCCGGCAGAACGAATTCGCAAGGATTTTCTTCGTTACAGCGGAACGCTTTAACAAAAACTAAACCACTCCGGCAAGCGGCGTTAGAAGAAATTCTCGTTCCCGTGGAGattactttgattttttttattcatggTATCCCGAGTAGGTGTCGATCTTTAATCTCGGTCGATAAAATCTTACAACGTCCTGTCTGCGCTCGGTTCAGGCACTGGTCACCCATGCAAAACCACATTGAAACGATACGGAACAAAATTCTTAAAACTCGGCATAATCTTTTCAACATGTCggacaattttacaataacatGAAATGTTAGAAACACAAGCCGAGATTAAGACTGTTAAAGCAGCGACTGCGCTCATTAAAATGAGTCTACGGTTGGCGATTTCGTAGATGCCTCGCGGTTTTACGATGGAGGAAAACGATTGAAACAAAAGATTAATTCACGGGTGTGAAAGTAGAGACTCCACTTTTTCAAATGAGCACAAGCAGAATGCCGTGAGAAACTTATACGTAGAGTCGCAGGAGTTCAAAGATCGACAAGTCGGTTGACGATTTCACCggtgaattttgttatagcGTTCGCTCGGTGCCGCGAGTCCcagaaaaattggaaactaCGGTGCACATAGTCTTCGCGAGCAGGGTGGAATGTAACGGGGAAGGCGGAGGCGGACATTGCGAATGCAGATCGCGGTTGACAAAGGACATTCCGCTGGCACGATGCAGTCGCGCGACAAATTTACGCGAGAAACTCGATTTCCCGCGCTGCATGCGCTATGGAGGCTGTCTACGAGCCTGGCTCTCGATTTTTGCCGCTGTTCGACGCCGGTTCATTGACATGCAGCCGACGATTGACGGAGGATGCGACGTTCACAGAACTATTTGGTCTTTCCCCTTGCTCGCGCtggccctcctcctcctcctctgtCCGCTTCGCTCGGAGGGTGCGTGAGGCAAATACGTGAACCGTACATGCATAGAAAGTAAATCGCcatcgaatttatattaacgaCGTCCACTCGTTGCTCTAACACAATATAAATCCTCTAAACTTCGAATGGAGTCGCAGATACGAATCCGGTCGATCTGGAAAACCCAGAGACATTATCCTGCgactagaatatttaaatgcaatACCGTAATTACTTTCCTAAGGACAATTTACTGGAGTATGATTTATTTCTACTCTTCTTCGGTCTTCGGTTCTTGTGGAGTCGAGCATCGGTGAAAATCAGAGTTTCTATTGTTGGAATTTTGATCGCCAGATGCAGACAACGCTGATCGCTTAAACGGTGCCCTCCTCCGGATAATTAATAACCATTGTGACTACTTAAGTGAGTTAAGCCGGGTCGAGCGAAGTCCGCGCGGCGAAGCCTGCGACAAGAGCTGGTCGCGTTGAAAATCATTCCGGTGCTTCGCCAGATCTCTGGACATAGCGGAACAGCTATCTAAACAGAAAAAGTTCGTGTAATCGCGTGACTGGAGGGTAAATAGGTATGTATGGTTTATTGCACGTTAATCGCGCGTGAAACGCGGACGATAGTTCAGCCGCGGTGACGATCGAGCATCGCCCAGAGGTAATTCGAGTTCAACGTGGCCGTACAATGTTCCCGTGTACCTCGACGAATGTCTTTGTTAATGTCAAAGGTTCGCTCGAGCTCGTAGGCATCACGGGATCGCGCCATCAACCGTTCATTTTGCAAATTAGTCGTGCGAGCACTGCGTGTTACATTAATAATGGTCTTTATGGTGTGCAcgaagatagatagatagagaaggATACAGAGACcaagaaagggagagagagagagactacgATGCTGCTGCAGCCCGAACCGGTACACATTTGCAGGAAACTTTGAACGTATTTATCGACGTTCAACTGGAAACTGGTTCCTCCATCGCGGCCATTTCCCCCGCCTCCGTAATGAATTTTCACGTGGAGCTTTTACGCTTTTCGCCGCCAATAccaatcgaaataataattgcacaaCGGCAAGCATCGTGCAATTATCGACGATGAAATTGTTATCGGAGCCGCTGGTTGATTGGATTTGCGCGCATCT includes the following:
- the LOC144469031 gene encoding zinc finger-containing ubiquitin peptidase 1 isoform X1, giving the protein MAASKPPEMNYTCEICGLEGFNDEEMRSHMVFYHLQGAANCPFCDLGEISSTEMLVHVNSAHLDYLTPSTPENDMMAFIDDDSLVDDHRHDECRGPSPSMSLRPPLLQNGWGSSSSLRVKPQPEPSKSEPHHSSSNVNNNNNNNNTGNVNNVVEGAAGHGSPLRSGLNLQLRSHATPKLPVQECPMCPYSSDSPLRLEEHINRQHFDLTSPSFPPESPPSRDGVFNCPLCITSFPNSSDLELHVNIEHKDILSPANGAASQSDLATVGSDTPACPVCFSTSFKSNDELTVHIEEHFSKKGTPSPITPDLSTDRLLAKDMERREKEVRKLREQREFEMLRAQYGMDNQGNFREQSVTNMQRAVYSGEMTIADYYERQSELRVAESSGIDDGSSCTRGLVSKIRAVSQACSNVLSTWMCSTVDHYATTYGDKGWGCGYRNLQMLISSLLQHTGYNELVYKAWSSGPGSGSSTKNPLRSSIPSISRLQRMIEFAWAQGFDTQGAEQLGGKLVNTRKWIGPTEVVILLSSLRIKCQMVDFYRPTNADGGHPEMFHWVLQYFQRCDDFKPPLYLQHSGHSRTIIGVEQLRDGSITMLVLDPSHSPAQMAQFNSTSSALGAMRLVRKSIAAMKARQYQVVAVTGIMETELEYQQSKVLCLIRVPQDR
- the LOC144469031 gene encoding zinc finger-containing ubiquitin peptidase 1 isoform X2 is translated as MAASKPPEMNYTCEICGLEGFNDEEMRSHMVFYHLQGAANCPFCDLGEISSTEMLVHVNSAHLDYLTPSTPENDMMAFIDDDSLVDDHRHDECRGPSPSMSLRPPLLQNGWGSSSSLRVKPQPEPSKSEPHHSSSNVNNNNNNNNTGNVNNVVEGAAGHGSPLRSGLNLQLRSHATPKLPVQECPMCPYSSDSPLRLEEHINRQHFDLTSPSFPPESPPSRDGVFNCPLCITSFPNSSDLELHVNIEHKDILSPANGAASQSDLATVGSDTPACPVCFSTSFKSNDELTVHIEEHFSKKGTPSPITPDLSTDRLLAKDMERREKEVRKLREQREFEMLRAQYGMDNQGNFREQSVTNMQRAVYSGEMTIADYYERQSELRVAESSGIDDGSSCTRLVSKIRAVSQACSNVLSTWMCSTVDHYATTYGDKGWGCGYRNLQMLISSLLQHTGYNELVYKAWSSGPGSGSSTKNPLRSSIPSISRLQRMIEFAWAQGFDTQGAEQLGGKLVNTRKWIGPTEVVILLSSLRIKCQMVDFYRPTNADGGHPEMFHWVLQYFQRCDDFKPPLYLQHSGHSRTIIGVEQLRDGSITMLVLDPSHSPAQMAQFNSTSSALGAMRLVRKSIAAMKARQYQVVAVTGIMETELEYQQSKVLCLIRVPQDR
- the LOC144469031 gene encoding zinc finger-containing ubiquitin peptidase 1 isoform X4, producing MAASKPPEMNYTCEICGLEGFNDEEMRSHMVFYHLQGAANCPFCDLGEISSTEMLVHVNSAHLDYLTPSTPENDMMAFIDDDSLVDDHRHDECRGPSPSMSLRPPLLQNGWGSSSSLRVKPQPEPSKSEPHHSSSNVNNNNNNNNTGNVNNVVEGAAGHGSPLRSGLNLQLRSHATPKLPVQECPMCPYSSDSPLRLEEHINRQHFDLTSPSFPPESPPSRDGVFNCPLCITSFPNSSDLELHVNIEHKDILSPANGAASQSDLATVGSDTPACPVCFSTSFKSNDELTVHIEEHFSKKGTPSPITPDLSTDRLLAKDMERREKEVRKLREQREFEMLRAQYGMDNQGNFREQSVTNMQRAVYSGEMTIADYYERQSELRVAESSGIDDGSSCTRGLVSKIRAVSQACSNVLSTWMCSTVDHYATTYGDKGWGCGYRNLQMLISSLLQHTGYNELVYKAWSSGPGSGSSTKNPLRSSIPSISRLQRMIEFAWAQGFDTQGAEQLGGKLVNTRKWIGPTEVVILLSSLRIKPTNADGGHPEMFHWVLQYFQRCDDFKPPLYLQHSGHSRTIIGVEQLRDGSITMLVLDPSHSPAQMAQFNSTSSALGAMRLVRKSIAAMKARQYQVVAVTGIMETELEYQQSKVLCLIRVPQDR